In Flavobacteriaceae bacterium, the following proteins share a genomic window:
- a CDS encoding dihydroorotase translates to MNVLIKSATIIDTKSDFNNKTQDVLIEKGVITKIGSSLKNSKNYKEIVLDNLHISQGWFDSSVSLGEPGYEDRETIINGLNVAAKSGFTAIAVNANTNPVIDTNTDVTFLKSKAEKHSVDLYPIGALTSKSKGEELAELFDMKNAGAIAFSDYQKPITNANLMKIALQYTSTFNGIVCAFPQDNSISGKGVMNEHITSTTIGLKGIPNLAEELQIERDLSLLEYTEGKLHIPTISTAKSVALIRLAKQKKLNVSCSVAIHNLIITDESLKSFDTNFKVTPPLRTQEDIDALIEGIKDGTIDMVTSDHNPLDIELKKIEFDYASYGTIGLETAFGALNNILTTKAAIKQLTKGKDRFGIVSTPINEGNVANITLFNPSTKFVFTKNDILSKSKNAIFENMELKGKVYGIINNNNIVL, encoded by the coding sequence ATGAACGTACTTATAAAGTCTGCTACAATTATTGATACAAAAAGTGATTTTAATAATAAAACGCAAGATGTATTAATTGAAAAAGGCGTTATTACAAAAATTGGCTCTTCTCTGAAAAACTCTAAAAATTATAAAGAAATTGTTTTAGATAATTTACATATCTCTCAAGGTTGGTTTGATAGTAGTGTGAGTTTAGGTGAGCCAGGTTACGAAGATCGTGAGACCATCATTAATGGTTTAAATGTTGCTGCAAAATCTGGGTTTACTGCTATTGCGGTTAATGCCAATACTAATCCTGTAATTGATACCAATACAGATGTTACTTTTCTAAAATCTAAAGCAGAAAAACACTCTGTAGATTTATATCCTATAGGAGCATTAACTTCTAAAAGCAAAGGAGAAGAGCTTGCCGAATTATTTGATATGAAAAATGCTGGAGCAATAGCTTTTTCAGATTATCAAAAACCAATTACAAATGCTAATCTTATGAAGATTGCTTTGCAATACACTAGTACGTTTAATGGTATTGTTTGTGCGTTCCCTCAAGATAATTCTATTTCTGGTAAAGGTGTAATGAACGAACATATTACGAGTACTACTATTGGATTAAAAGGTATTCCTAATCTTGCTGAAGAACTACAAATAGAAAGAGATTTAAGTTTGTTAGAGTATACTGAAGGTAAACTACATATACCAACTATATCTACAGCAAAGTCTGTAGCATTAATTAGGTTAGCAAAGCAAAAGAAATTAAACGTAAGCTGTAGCGTCGCTATACATAATTTAATAATAACTGACGAGTCTTTAAAATCATTTGATACTAATTTTAAAGTAACACCACCACTTCGTACACAAGAGGATATAGATGCCTTAATAGAGGGGATTAAAGATGGAACGATAGATATGGTTACAAGTGATCATAATCCATTAGATATTGAGTTAAAAAAAATAGAATTTGATTATGCCAGTTACGGAACCATTGGTTTAGAAACTGCATTTGGTGCCTTAAATAATATCTTAACTACAAAAGCAGCAATAAAACAGCTTACAAAAGGGAAAGATCGTTTTGGTATAGTATCTACACCAATAAATGAGGGGAACGTTGCTAACATTACATTATTTAACCCAAGCACAAAATTTGTGTTCACAAAAAATGATATTTTATCAAAATCTAAAAATGCAATTTTTGAAAATATGGAGTTAAAAGGAAAAGTATACGGTATAATCAATAATAATAATATTGTTTTATAA
- a CDS encoding glycosyltransferase family 2 protein produces MRQPLISILIPFKNTSIYLNECLQSIINQTYTNWELLIVDDNSTDNSYAIVKKFAEKDLRIKLFKNDGKGIIEALRLAFKMSKGSLVTRMDSDDIMVSNKLGVLSNNLINSGKGHVAIGLIRYFSKNGVGNGYAKYETWLNNLTQEGSNYNDIYKECVIPSPCWMVYRSDFLACDAFHSNKYPEDYDLAFRFYQQGLKCIPCNNVLHFWRDYPVRASRTDKNYAQNHFLEIKLHYFLKLHHTPTRPLIVWGAGQKGKFVANYLFKKNISFYWMCNNLKKIGKDIYQQRLLSTQEFSKFDSPQTIITIANTEEQLEIKSQLKALYQQPMLDYFFFC; encoded by the coding sequence ATGCGACAACCGCTTATTAGTATACTTATTCCTTTTAAAAATACATCTATTTATTTAAATGAATGCCTCCAGTCAATTATTAATCAAACATATACAAATTGGGAGTTATTAATTGTTGATGATAATTCTACAGATAACAGCTATGCTATTGTAAAAAAGTTTGCTGAAAAGGATTTACGAATCAAATTATTTAAAAATGATGGTAAAGGAATTATTGAAGCTTTGAGGTTAGCGTTTAAAATGAGTAAAGGCTCTTTGGTAACACGAATGGATAGTGATGACATAATGGTTTCTAACAAATTAGGAGTTTTAAGTAACAACTTGATAAATTCAGGTAAAGGTCACGTCGCGATTGGATTAATTAGATACTTTTCAAAAAATGGTGTTGGAAATGGTTATGCTAAATATGAAACTTGGTTAAATAACTTAACTCAAGAAGGTTCTAATTATAATGACATTTATAAAGAATGTGTTATCCCTTCTCCTTGCTGGATGGTATACAGAAGTGATTTTTTAGCTTGTGACGCATTTCACTCAAATAAATATCCAGAGGATTACGATTTAGCATTTCGGTTTTACCAACAAGGTTTAAAATGTATCCCTTGTAATAATGTATTGCATTTTTGGAGAGATTATCCTGTACGAGCTTCTAGAACAGATAAGAATTACGCACAAAATCATTTTTTAGAAATAAAACTACATTATTTTTTAAAATTGCATCATACTCCTACTCGTCCTTTAATCGTTTGGGGGGCTGGGCAAAAAGGAAAGTTTGTAGCAAATTATTTATTTAAAAAAAATATTTCATTTTATTGGATGTGTAATAATTTAAAAAAAATAGGAAAAGATATTTATCAACAAAGATTACTATCTACCCAAGAGTTCTCAAAATTTGACTCCCCGCAAACAATTATTACTATAGCAAATACAGAAGAGCAGTTAGAAATTAAATCTCAATTAAAAGCATTGTACCAGCAACCTATGTTAGATTATTTTTTCTTTTGCTAA